In the genome of Pseudobacteroides sp., one region contains:
- a CDS encoding SprT family zinc-dependent metalloprotease, with protein MSSSKTNIKLGQIQFGDIIIDVEQKDIKNIHLSVYPPSGAVRIAAPLRLDMDTIRVYALSKLSWIRRQQEKFRGQVRETPREYLNRESHFFRGKRYLLKVIESNGIPRIELKHKTMVMYTKVETTMAKRQIIIDEWYRAQLKTLIPPLIEKWEKILNVEVNEFGIRRMKTKWGTCNAEEKRIWINLELAKKPPNCLEYIVVHEMVHLLERKHNNIFIAYMDKFLPKWKSYKDELNQLPVRHEQWKY; from the coding sequence TTGTCGAGCAGCAAAACGAATATTAAACTTGGACAGATACAATTTGGAGATATTATTATTGATGTTGAACAAAAAGATATAAAGAATATTCATCTTAGCGTATATCCTCCTTCCGGTGCGGTACGAATAGCTGCTCCTTTAAGGCTTGATATGGACACAATAAGGGTATACGCACTATCAAAGTTAAGTTGGATAAGAAGACAGCAGGAAAAATTCAGAGGGCAGGTAAGAGAAACCCCAAGGGAATATTTAAATAGGGAAAGCCATTTTTTTAGAGGAAAACGATATCTTTTAAAAGTTATTGAGTCAAATGGTATACCGAGGATTGAGCTAAAACATAAAACAATGGTCATGTATACCAAAGTTGAAACAACGATGGCTAAGAGACAAATAATAATTGATGAGTGGTATAGGGCACAGCTTAAAACCCTTATTCCGCCACTGATTGAAAAATGGGAAAAGATACTCAATGTAGAAGTTAACGAATTTGGAATCAGGAGAATGAAAACAAAATGGGGTACATGCAATGCTGAAGAAAAACGAATTTGGATAAACCTTGAGCTTGCAAAAAAACCTCCAAATTGCTTGGAGTATATAGTGGTACATGAAATGGTGCACCTACTGGAAAGAAAACATAATAATATTTTTATAGCATATATGGATAAGTTTTTACCCAAATGGAAGTCTTACAAGGATGAGCTTAATCAATTACCAGTTAGACATGAGCAATGGAAGTATTAA